The following proteins are co-located in the Silene latifolia isolate original U9 population chromosome 1, ASM4854445v1, whole genome shotgun sequence genome:
- the LOC141641196 gene encoding uncharacterized protein LOC141641196 produces MTLRKIRICLRTFKIKNNKGIGKYLGMPTEFQGSKKEIFKGLLDNVTKRVSSWNGVLLSPAERLTLISSVLSNISNYFLSVFKIPELDLGNRSIGVAGCLPACLRGKVDLGSTANSGGWNQQFIRLLFDEETTNRILAIHVRPNQVEDDSIWSFTKTGEYSVKSGYGILCNDLFASKASALDKSRMNVKRKDFCRTRLWHLPGPQSWKILVWKILSNSLPVGVEFEKRHLSWESSCCLCHTFVESIDHIFKDCEVAARIWAGSSLGVNTGHAGSISTGDWIINWIHYLRTLDDWEVPTIQFLATIVSIWNLRNAARFRGGKFYPEVFFRFLNQLVGVTMEARTQSSRSLGQGSTEAHNDGIMEQDLGMNTLGNGNPVYVTGTPGSCSMIRLMVDASWRKSCEASWGWIALDMGGHVVGEGNGRGFAESPLQVEALGVTRAISWARDCGLLHVEVSSDCLQLLGQWAGYGAGHYLIAGILDDIAFLSTNFHCLCFSYVCRELNGPAHRLARRAMTMA; encoded by the exons ATGACTTTGCGTAAGATCCGGATTTGTCTTAGGACTTTTAAGATAAAAAATAACAAAGGTATTGGGAAGTACTTGGGTATGCCTACAGAGTTCCAGGGTTCAAAGAAGGAAATTTTTAAGGGGTTGCTGGATAATGTTACAAAACGGGTCTCTTCATGGAATGGTGTTCTTCTCTCACCGGCTGAGCGTCTCACCCTGATTTCTTCTGTCCTATCAAATATTTcaaattactttctatcggttttTAAAATTCCG GAACTAGATCTGGGAAATCGATCCATTGGTGTAGCAGGATGTTTACCAGCTTGCCTAAGAGGGAAGGTTGACTTG GGATCTACAGCTAACTCTGGTGGATGGAATCAGCAATTCATACGGTTGCTTTTTGATGAAGAAACCACTAATAGGATTTTAGCTATTCACGTACGACCGAACCAAGTGGAGGATGATTCTATTTGGTCCTTCACGAAAACAGGAGAGTACTCGGTCAAAAGTGGTTATGGGATCCTTTGTAATGATCTTTTTGCCAGCAAAGCCTCTGCCTTGGACAAATCGAGAATGAATGTTAAACGAAAGGATTTTTGCCGAACTAGGCTATGGCACCTGCCTGGACCACAATCGTGGAAAATTTTGGTTTGGAAAATCCTTTCTAATTCACTTCCGGTGGGAGTGGAATTTGAGAAACGTCACTTATCATGGGAGTCGTCATGTTGCCTATGCCATACATTTGTTGAATCTATTGATCATATCTTCAAAGATTGCGAGGTGGCTGCTAGGATTTGGGCTGGGTCATCGTTGGGTGTAAACACTGGACATGCAGGGAGCATCAGTACTGGAGACTGGATTATTAATTGGATTCATTACCTGCGGACCCTAGATGATTGGGAGGTACCAACGATCCAATTCCTAGCTACCATAGTGTCTATATGGAACTTGCGTAATGCTGCTAGATTTAGGGGGGGAAAATTCTATCCGGAGGTCTTCTTCAGGTTCCTTAATCAGCTGGTTGGGGTGACTATGGAGGCTAGGACACAATCTAGCAGGTCCTTGGGACAGGGTTCTACTGAGGCTCACAATGACGGGATTATGGAACAAGACCTGGGGATGAATACGCTGGGAAATGGGAATCCAGTTTACGTTACTGGAACACCGGGATCTTGCTCGATGATCAGACTTATGGTTGACGCTAGCTGGCGCAAATCGTGTGAAGCATCGTGGGGGTGGATTGCTTTGGACATGGGGGGTCATGTGGTGGGCGAAGGTAACGGAAGGGGTTTTGCTGAGTCTCCATTACAGGTGGAGGCTCTAGGGGTTACTAGGGCAATTTCATGGGCGAGAGATTGCGGTTTACTTCATGTGGAGGTCTCTTCTGATTGCCTACAACTGCTGGGCCAATGGGCAGGATATGGTGCAGGACATTACCTGATTGCAGGCATCCTCGATGATATTGCTTTTTTGTCGACTAATTTTCACTGTCTTTGTTTTAGCTATGTTTGTAGGGAACTTAATGGTCCAGCTCACCGGCTTGCACGGCGGGCCATGACTATGGCCTAG
- the LOC141641201 gene encoding uncharacterized protein LOC141641201 — translation MSKAYDRVRWDFLQAVLSKYGFPDNLIRLIMNCVTTVSYENKVRVLDGVKVSYSSWVKLFLLHARGYKVLHHIDGTPAQAKTDAKLDEWQEIDAHVLQWIYGTLSDDLLERVLEDASTAQAAWDRVKNIFTNNKGARAAALENEFSTLKLESMPSLEAYCQRHKVLATQLKDVDAAVTESRLVLELVHGVAQIL, via the exons ATGAGCAAAGCCTATGATAGGGTTCGTTGGGATTTCCTCCAAGCTGTTCTATCTAAATACGGCTTTCCTGACAATCTGATTCGGCTAATTATGAATTGTGTCACTACAGTTTCTTATGAG AATAAAGTTCGTGTATTAGACGGCGTTAAGGTTTCGTATTCGTCATGGGTAAAATTGTTTTTGCTTCACGCTCGGGGCTACAAAGTCCTTCATCATATTGATGGAACTCCCGCGCAAGCTAAAACTGACGCAAAGCTTGATGAATGGCAAGAAATTGATGCTCATGTCCTCCAATGGATATACGGAACCCTCAGTGACGACCTCCTTGAGCGCGTCCTCGAAGATGCATCGACTGCCCAAGCCGCTTGGGATCGTGTCAAAAATATCTTCACTAATAACAAGGGCGCCCGAGCTGCTGCCCTTGAAAATGAATTCTCGACTTTAAAGCTTGAATCCATGCCGTCTCTTGAAGCGTATTGCCAACGACACAAGGTTCTCGCCACCCAATTAAAGGATGTTGATGCAGCCGTCACCGAATCACGTCTCGTTCTCGAACTGGTTCATGGGGTTGCCCAAATATTATGA
- the LOC141641190 gene encoding GDSL esterase/lipase At5g03610-like, with amino-acid sequence MEAALRVVRYLKGSPGQGVLLRSNSQLSVSGDSPVSWKTKKQHIVTLSSAEAEYRSMAALVCELKWLKGLLAIQYQLNSIFLNIGVGVVQCSNHHHHHGPKKLFVFGDSYADTGNDRNPDAKSWKEPYGITFPGKPSGRFSDGRVFTDFLAKSLKLKSPIPYIRRNRRNSHLRYGMNLAYGGTGVFDTKMPYPNMTTQINMFQQLLNQSIFTPQDLQHSIAYVSLVGNDYTNYLANGGTAQGLQTFIPKVVNQLVLNIERIYKMGVKKILVTGLQPLGCLPHSTYPSLYKKCDNASNTATQFHNLLLQKSVLKLNNMTANGSTSFPFVTIDLYKAFSSIIQPPIAEQKKSVFKNLLVPCCTGLNSTYDCGSVDANFKKMYTVCSDPKSYFFWDSSHPTQAGWEALTLSLQSIIQQLR; translated from the exons ATGGAAGCTGCATTGCGAGTAGTACGTTACTTGAAAGGAAGTCCCGGTCAAGGTGTTTTGTTACGTTCTAATAGCCAATTATCGGTGTCAG GGGACTCACCCGTCTCTTGGAAAACGAAAAAGCAGCATATTGTTACGCTTTCCTCAGCTGAAGCCGAATACCGGTCCATGGCTGCTCTTGTTTGTGAGCTCAAGTGGCTCAAGGGTCTTCTTGCAA TACAATATCAATTAAATTCAATTTTCTTAAATATAGGTGTTGGAGTCGTGCAATGTTCtaatcatcatcaccaccacggACCAAAAAAATTATTCGTATTTGGAGATTCATATGCTGATACTGGAAACGATCGTAACCCTGACGCGAAGTCGTGGAAGGAGCCTTATGGGATCACTTTTCCAGGAAAACCTTCCGGCCGGTTTTCCGATGGTCGTGTCTTCACTGATTTTCTAG CAAAATCCTTAAAACTAAAGTCTCCAATACCATACATACGGAGAAATCGGAGAAATAGCCATTTGAGATATGGAATGAATTTGGCATATGGTGGAACAGGAGTGTTTGATACAAAAATGCCATACCCCAACATGACTACCCAAATCAATATGTTTCAACAACTTCTAAATCAATCCATTTTTACACCTCAAGATCTACAACATTCTATTGCATACGTTAGTCTTGTTGGTAATGACTACACTAATTATCTTGCTAATGGTGGCACTGCTCAG GGTTTACAAACATTTATACCGAAAGTGGTGAACCAATTAGTGCTTAATATCGAACGTATATATAAGATGGGAGTGAAGAAAATATTAGTGACAGGTTTACAACCATTGGGATGTCTTCCTCATTCAACATATCCTTCGTTATATAAAAAATGCGATAATGCATCCAATACCGCAACTCAATTCCATAATCTTTTGCTGCAAAAATCTGTTTTGAAGCTCAACAACATGACTGCTAATGGTTCGACGTCGTTTCCTTTTGTCACCATTGACTTGTACAAGGCTTTCTCATCTATCATCCAACCACCTATTGCTGAACAAA AAAAATCAGTATTCAAGAATCTGCTAGTGCCATGTTGCACGGGTTTAAACTCGACATACGATTGTGGAAGTGTGGATGCAAATTTCAAGAAAATGTATACAGTGTGTTCAGACCCTAAATCTTATTTTTTCTGGGATTCGTCACACCCTACACAAGCAGGATGGGAAGCTTTAACTCTTTCTCTACAATCCATTATACAACAACTACGTTAG